One genomic segment of Oxalobacteraceae sp. CFBP 8761 includes these proteins:
- a CDS encoding phosphate ABC transporter substrate-binding protein, with the protein MCLGPALALAPNAASAAELAVIVSARSNISMLSADQVAEIFLFQTNRFPNGSEVVPIDQDLGSPLRDEFYSKVTNRTPALVKAHWARLIFTGRGQPPAEVDGNAAMRRMIAENPGMIGYVERTALDPSVRAVLIVR; encoded by the coding sequence ATGTGCCTGGGTCCCGCACTTGCGCTGGCACCCAACGCTGCCTCGGCAGCAGAGCTGGCCGTGATCGTCTCGGCGCGCAGCAACATCAGTATGCTCAGTGCCGACCAGGTCGCCGAGATCTTTCTGTTCCAGACCAATCGTTTCCCGAACGGCAGCGAAGTGGTTCCTATCGATCAGGATCTGGGTTCGCCGCTACGTGACGAGTTCTACAGCAAGGTCACGAACCGCACCCCGGCGCTCGTGAAAGCGCACTGGGCCAGACTGATCTTTACTGGCCGCGGTCAGCCACCGGCCGAGGTCGATGGCAACGCCGCCATGCGCAGAATGATCGCCGAGAACCCGGGAATGATTGGTTATGTCGAGCGCACGGCACTGGATCCCAGCGTGCGCGCGGTGCTGATCGTGCGCTGA
- a CDS encoding enoyl-CoA hydratase produces the protein MSILTTTADGILTITFNRLERKNAITGAMYQSMADALRAAEQDTTVRAILITGQPEIFTAGNDLDDFLNNTGEGAMTPERPVFQFMLALEGCTKPVVAAVAGAAVGIGTTLLMHCDLVYAADNAKFSMPFSQLGLCPEFASSLLVAQSAGYTRAAEKLMLGEPFLAQEALEMGIVARVLPAAELLAFAQAQAAKLVKLPPASIRTTKALMRRARTAHVRDTIAAENEQFSAMLGGAEAKEAFTAFFEKRKPDFSKFD, from the coding sequence ATGAGCATCCTCACCACGACCGCCGACGGCATCCTCACGATCACCTTCAACCGCCTCGAACGCAAGAACGCGATCACCGGCGCGATGTACCAGTCGATGGCCGACGCCTTGCGCGCCGCCGAGCAGGACACGACGGTCCGCGCCATCCTGATCACCGGCCAGCCCGAGATCTTCACCGCCGGTAACGACCTCGACGATTTCCTGAACAACACCGGCGAAGGCGCGATGACGCCGGAGCGTCCGGTGTTCCAGTTCATGCTGGCGCTGGAAGGCTGCACCAAACCGGTGGTGGCTGCCGTGGCCGGCGCCGCCGTCGGCATCGGCACCACGCTCCTGATGCATTGCGACCTGGTCTACGCGGCCGACAACGCCAAATTCTCGATGCCGTTCTCGCAGCTGGGCCTGTGCCCTGAATTTGCCTCGTCGCTGCTGGTCGCGCAGTCGGCCGGCTACACGCGCGCCGCCGAAAAGCTGATGCTGGGCGAGCCGTTCCTGGCCCAGGAAGCGCTGGAGATGGGCATCGTCGCGCGCGTGCTGCCGGCAGCGGAACTGCTCGCGTTCGCGCAGGCGCAAGCGGCAAAACTGGTCAAGCTGCCCCCAGCCTCGATCCGCACGACCAAGGCGCTGATGCGCCGCGCGCGCACCGCGCACGTCAGGGACACCATCGCGGCGGAAAATGAGCAGTTCAGCGCGATGCTGGGCGGCGCCGAAGCGAAGGAAGCCTTCACGGCGTTCTTCGAGAAGCGCAAGCCGGATTTCAGCAAGTTCGACTGA
- a CDS encoding acetyl-CoA C-acyltransferase, with translation MSKQLQDAYIVAATRTPIGKAPRGMFNKTRPDDLLVHAIRGAMAAVPNLDPALIIDAIIGCSFPEAEQGFNIARNSVVLAGLPNTVGGVTVNRYCASGITALAMAADRIRVGEADVMIAGGVESMSMVPMMGHHPSINMDTFKDENVGLAYGMGLTAENVANQWKISREDQDAFGLESHRRAIAAQQAGHFKDEITPVEVITRTPNLATGQIDVKTRTVDTDEGPRADASMESMGKLKPVFAAKGSVTAATSSQMSDGAGALIVVSEKILREHNLTPLAKFSSFAVRGVPPEIMGIGPKFAIPAALAAAGITQDQLDWIELNEAFAAQALAVIRDLGLDTSKVNPLGGAIALGHPLGATGAIRAATVVHALRRNNLKYGMVTMCVGAGMGAAGIIERV, from the coding sequence ATGAGCAAACAACTTCAAGACGCATACATCGTCGCAGCGACCCGCACCCCGATCGGCAAGGCGCCGCGCGGCATGTTCAACAAGACCCGCCCGGACGACCTCCTGGTGCACGCGATCCGCGGCGCCATGGCAGCCGTGCCGAACCTGGACCCGGCGTTGATCATCGATGCGATCATCGGCTGCTCGTTCCCGGAAGCCGAGCAGGGCTTCAACATCGCCCGTAACTCGGTGGTGCTGGCTGGCCTGCCGAACACCGTGGGCGGCGTGACGGTCAACCGTTACTGCGCCTCGGGCATCACCGCACTGGCGATGGCCGCCGACCGCATCCGTGTGGGCGAAGCCGACGTGATGATCGCCGGCGGCGTCGAATCGATGTCGATGGTGCCGATGATGGGCCACCACCCGTCGATCAACATGGACACGTTCAAGGACGAGAACGTGGGCCTGGCCTACGGCATGGGCCTGACGGCCGAGAACGTCGCCAACCAGTGGAAGATCTCGCGCGAAGACCAGGACGCCTTCGGCCTGGAATCGCACCGCCGCGCGATCGCCGCGCAGCAGGCCGGCCACTTCAAGGACGAGATCACGCCGGTTGAGGTCATCACCCGCACGCCGAACCTGGCCACCGGCCAGATCGACGTCAAGACCCGCACGGTCGACACCGACGAAGGCCCGCGCGCCGACGCCAGCATGGAAAGCATGGGCAAACTCAAGCCTGTGTTCGCCGCCAAGGGTTCGGTCACGGCTGCCACGTCGTCGCAGATGTCGGATGGCGCCGGCGCCCTGATCGTCGTCAGCGAAAAAATCCTGCGCGAGCACAATCTGACGCCGCTGGCCAAGTTTTCGTCGTTCGCCGTGCGCGGCGTGCCGCCGGAAATCATGGGCATCGGTCCGAAGTTCGCGATTCCTGCAGCGCTGGCCGCCGCTGGCATCACGCAGGACCAGCTGGACTGGATCGAGCTGAACGAAGCCTTCGCCGCGCAGGCGCTGGCCGTGATCCGCGATCTGGGCCTGGACACCAGCAAGGTCAACCCGCTGGGCGGCGCGATCGCCCTGGGTCACCCGCTGGGCGCAACCGGTGCGATCCGCGCCGCGACCGTCGTGCACGCACTGCGTCGCAATAACCTGAAGTACGGCATGGTGACGATGTGCGTCGGCGCCGGCATGGGCGCTGCGGGCATCATCGAACGCGTCTAA
- a CDS encoding 3-hydroxyacyl-CoA dehydrogenase/enoyl-CoA hydratase family protein: MSNFIVKKVAVLGAGVMGAQIAAHCVNAKVPVVLFDLPAKEGPKNGIVLRAIENLKKLSPAPLGNKDDAALIEVANYEDNLDVLAGCDLIIEAIAERMDWKHDLYAKVAPHIAPNAIFASNTSGLSINKLAEGFDAELKARFCGVHFFNPPRYMHLVELIPTTDTRPDILDQLETFLTSTLGKGVVRAKDTPNFIANRVGIFGMLATIVEAEKFGLSVDVVDDLTGAKLGRAKSGTFRTADVVGLDTMGHVIKTMQDNLKDDPFFSVYKTPDILAKLIEKGALGQKSGAGFYKKVGKEIQRLDFATGEYVAGGAKAADIVGRILKEKDPVKKFKAMRESTNPQAQFLWAIFRDAFHYIAFHLESIADNARDIDFAMRWGFGWSVGPFETWQGAGWTQIAQWVKEDIDAGKALSSAPLPAWVFEGSVAEKGVHTPEGSYSVAKSGYVPLSDLPVYKRQQFRAPVVGLGGADPKTAGTTVFEDESVRLWHSDDDVLVVSLKTKMHVIGDGVIKGLQRALKEAEAGFKGIVIWNTDAAEGGAFSAGADLQSALPAFMAGGAKAMEPIVRELQDTFMALKYSNVPVVAAVAGLALGGGCELALHASKRVASIESYIGLVEVGVGLVPAGGGLKEAALRAATEAKGNDILQFLKNGFMNAATAQVSKSALEAKAMGYLKEDDVIVFNAYELLHVAKTTARAMADAGYRAPARRTFPVTGRYGWGTIRGQMVNMRDGGFISAYDYQLGDTIAEIVTGGDIDQGSVVSEQWILDLERKAFVALLNNPKTQERIMGMMQTGKPVRN, translated from the coding sequence ATGTCCAATTTCATCGTCAAGAAAGTCGCCGTGCTGGGCGCTGGCGTGATGGGCGCGCAAATCGCCGCCCACTGCGTGAACGCCAAGGTGCCAGTCGTGCTGTTCGACCTGCCGGCCAAGGAAGGCCCGAAGAACGGCATCGTCCTGCGCGCCATCGAGAACCTGAAAAAGCTCTCGCCAGCCCCGCTGGGCAACAAGGATGACGCGGCCCTGATCGAAGTGGCCAACTACGAGGACAACCTCGACGTGCTGGCCGGTTGCGACCTGATCATCGAAGCCATCGCCGAGCGCATGGACTGGAAACACGACCTGTACGCCAAGGTCGCGCCGCACATCGCGCCAAACGCGATCTTCGCGTCGAACACGTCGGGCCTGTCGATCAACAAGCTGGCCGAAGGCTTCGACGCCGAACTGAAGGCCCGCTTCTGCGGCGTGCACTTCTTCAACCCGCCGCGCTACATGCACCTGGTCGAACTGATCCCGACCACGGACACCCGTCCTGACATCCTGGACCAGCTCGAAACGTTCCTGACCTCGACCCTGGGCAAGGGCGTCGTGCGCGCGAAAGACACCCCGAACTTCATCGCCAACCGTGTCGGTATCTTCGGCATGCTGGCCACGATCGTCGAAGCCGAGAAATTCGGCCTGTCGGTGGACGTGGTCGATGACCTGACCGGCGCCAAGCTGGGCCGCGCCAAGTCGGGCACCTTCCGCACCGCGGACGTGGTCGGCCTGGACACGATGGGCCATGTGATCAAGACCATGCAGGACAACCTGAAGGACGACCCGTTCTTCAGCGTCTACAAGACGCCGGACATCCTGGCCAAGCTGATCGAAAAAGGTGCACTGGGCCAGAAATCCGGCGCCGGCTTCTACAAGAAGGTCGGCAAGGAGATCCAGCGCCTGGACTTCGCCACGGGTGAATACGTCGCCGGCGGCGCCAAGGCAGCCGACATCGTTGGCCGCATCCTGAAAGAGAAAGACCCGGTCAAGAAGTTCAAGGCCATGCGCGAATCGACCAACCCGCAGGCGCAGTTCCTGTGGGCGATCTTCCGCGACGCCTTCCACTACATCGCGTTCCACCTTGAATCGATCGCCGACAACGCGCGCGACATCGACTTCGCGATGCGCTGGGGCTTCGGCTGGAGCGTCGGCCCGTTCGAAACGTGGCAGGGCGCCGGCTGGACGCAGATCGCGCAGTGGGTCAAGGAAGACATCGACGCCGGCAAGGCGCTGTCGAGCGCACCGCTGCCAGCCTGGGTGTTCGAGGGTTCGGTCGCCGAGAAGGGCGTGCACACGCCTGAAGGTTCGTACTCGGTTGCCAAGAGCGGCTATGTGCCGCTGTCGGACCTGCCGGTGTACAAGCGCCAGCAGTTCCGCGCACCGGTCGTGGGCCTGGGCGGCGCCGATCCGAAAACCGCTGGCACCACCGTCTTCGAAGACGAATCCGTGCGCCTGTGGCACTCGGACGACGACGTCCTGGTCGTCTCGCTCAAGACCAAGATGCACGTCATCGGCGATGGCGTCATCAAGGGCCTGCAGCGCGCGCTGAAAGAAGCCGAAGCCGGCTTCAAGGGCATCGTGATCTGGAACACCGACGCAGCCGAAGGCGGCGCGTTCTCGGCCGGCGCCGACCTGCAATCGGCCCTGCCAGCCTTCATGGCCGGCGGCGCGAAGGCGATGGAGCCGATCGTGCGCGAGCTGCAGGACACCTTCATGGCGCTCAAGTACTCCAACGTGCCGGTCGTCGCTGCAGTGGCTGGTCTGGCGCTGGGCGGCGGCTGCGAACTGGCGCTGCATGCCAGCAAGCGTGTCGCGTCGATCGAGTCGTACATTGGCCTGGTCGAAGTCGGCGTGGGCCTGGTGCCTGCCGGCGGCGGCCTGAAGGAAGCAGCGCTGCGCGCGGCAACCGAAGCCAAGGGCAACGACATCCTGCAATTCCTGAAGAACGGTTTCATGAACGCGGCCACCGCGCAAGTGTCGAAGTCGGCACTGGAAGCCAAGGCCATGGGTTACCTGAAAGAAGACGACGTGATTGTCTTCAACGCCTACGAACTGCTGCACGTGGCGAAAACCACGGCGCGCGCCATGGCCGACGCTGGCTACCGCGCACCGGCGCGCCGCACGTTCCCGGTCACCGGCCGTTACGGCTGGGGCACGATCCGCGGCCAGATGGTCAATATGCGCGACGGCGGCTTCATCTCGGCCTATGACTACCAGCTGGGCGACACCATCGCCGAGATCGTCACTGGCGGCGACATCGACCAGGGCAGTGTGGTCAGCGAGCAGTGGATCCTCGACCTGGAGCGCAAAGCCTTCGTGGCGCTGCTGAACAATCCGAAAACGCAGGAACGCATCATGGGCATGATGCAGACCGGCAAGCCAGTGCGCAACTAA
- a CDS encoding acyl-CoA dehydrogenase C-terminal domain-containing protein: protein MGQYVAPIRDMQFVLHEFLNVTEEFKNLPKYQEIDTDIINQVLEEGAKFTQEVLFPLNHSGDREGCTFNAADKSVTTPKGFKQAYKQYVEGGWAALACDPEYGGQGLPITLNNSFYEMLNSSNQAWSMYPGLSHGAYECLLEHGTDDQKRLYLPKLVSGEWTGTMCLTEAHCGTDLGLLRSKAEPQGDGTYLITGSKIFISAGEHDISDNIVHLVLARLPDAPEGSKGISLFLVPKFMPNEDGSIGERNGIACGAIEEKMGIHGNSTCQMNLDNARATLIGQPHKGLQAMFVFMNAARLGVGMQSLGLTEVAYQNALAYAKDRIQMRSLSGVKAPDKPADPIIVHPDVRRMLLTAKAFAEGGRAFSSYVALQIDRELNHTDEDVRKEAADEVALLTPIIKAFITDNGWIATSEAMQVYGGHGYIAEWGMEQYVRDARINMIYEGTNTIQSLDLLGRKILMDNGAKLRKFGEKIKTFVEDNGLDENMSEFVTPLGELGDKVTKLTMEIGMKAFQNPDEVGAAAVPYLRVAGHLVYSYLFAQQAKIALAKLDSGDRFYESKLATIRFYFARLYPETAMLIRQARSGAANLTALDADLF, encoded by the coding sequence ATGGGTCAGTACGTCGCGCCAATCCGGGATATGCAGTTCGTTCTGCACGAGTTCCTCAATGTCACCGAAGAATTCAAGAATCTGCCGAAATACCAGGAAATCGATACCGACATCATCAACCAGGTACTCGAAGAAGGTGCAAAATTCACCCAAGAAGTGCTGTTCCCGCTGAACCACTCGGGCGACCGCGAAGGCTGCACCTTCAATGCTGCCGACAAGAGCGTGACCACGCCGAAGGGCTTCAAGCAGGCGTATAAACAGTATGTCGAAGGCGGCTGGGCTGCGCTGGCATGCGATCCCGAATATGGCGGCCAGGGCTTGCCGATCACGCTGAACAACTCGTTCTACGAGATGCTCAATTCGTCGAACCAGGCCTGGTCGATGTACCCGGGCCTGTCGCACGGCGCCTACGAGTGCCTGCTCGAGCACGGTACCGACGACCAGAAACGCCTGTACCTGCCAAAGCTCGTCTCGGGTGAATGGACCGGCACCATGTGCCTGACCGAAGCCCACTGCGGCACCGACCTGGGCCTGCTGCGCTCGAAAGCTGAACCGCAAGGCGACGGCACCTACCTGATCACCGGCTCGAAGATCTTCATCTCGGCCGGCGAACACGATATCTCGGACAACATCGTCCACCTGGTGCTGGCGCGCCTGCCGGATGCACCGGAAGGCTCGAAAGGCATCTCGCTGTTCCTGGTGCCGAAGTTCATGCCGAACGAAGACGGCTCGATCGGCGAGCGCAATGGCATCGCCTGCGGCGCCATCGAAGAAAAGATGGGCATCCACGGCAACTCGACCTGCCAGATGAACCTGGACAATGCACGCGCCACGCTGATCGGCCAGCCGCACAAGGGCCTGCAGGCGATGTTCGTGTTCATGAACGCGGCCCGCCTGGGCGTGGGCATGCAGTCGCTCGGCCTGACCGAAGTGGCGTACCAGAATGCACTGGCCTATGCAAAAGACCGCATCCAGATGCGCAGCCTGTCGGGCGTGAAAGCACCGGACAAGCCAGCTGATCCGATCATCGTGCACCCGGACGTGCGTCGCATGCTGCTGACCGCAAAAGCGTTCGCTGAAGGCGGCCGCGCGTTCTCGTCGTACGTCGCGCTGCAGATCGACCGCGAACTGAACCACACCGATGAAGACGTGCGCAAGGAAGCGGCAGACGAAGTCGCGCTGCTCACGCCAATCATCAAGGCCTTCATCACCGACAATGGCTGGATCGCGACCTCCGAAGCGATGCAGGTCTACGGCGGCCACGGCTACATCGCCGAATGGGGCATGGAGCAGTACGTGCGCGACGCGCGCATCAACATGATCTACGAAGGCACCAACACGATCCAGTCGCTGGATCTGCTGGGCCGCAAGATCCTGATGGACAATGGCGCCAAGCTGCGCAAGTTCGGCGAGAAGATCAAGACCTTTGTCGAAGACAATGGCCTGGACGAGAACATGTCCGAATTCGTCACGCCGCTGGGCGAGCTGGGCGACAAGGTCACCAAGCTGACGATGGAAATCGGCATGAAGGCCTTCCAGAACCCGGACGAAGTGGGCGCCGCCGCCGTGCCTTACCTGCGCGTGGCCGGTCACCTGGTCTACAGCTATCTGTTCGCGCAGCAAGCCAAGATCGCACTGGCCAAGCTCGATTCGGGCGACCGCTTCTATGAATCGAAGCTGGCGACGATCCGCTTCTACTTCGCACGTCTGTATCCGGAAACCGCGATGCTGATCCGCCAGGCACGCTCGGGCGCCGCGAACCTGACGGCGCTGGACGCCGACCTGTTCTAA
- a CDS encoding TetR/AcrR family transcriptional regulator, with translation MRKGEQTRAAILDVALELASRNGLEGLTIGLLADRMSMSKSGVFAHFGSREDLQLEVVKLYHHRFEQEVFYPSIKETRGLPRLVAMYTRWVKRVSVEIASGCIYISGAVEYDDREGPIREELVSMVRAWQGALLRSVEQAIELRHLHTGFDAEQLVFEMHGLILALHHDARFLRNPGAVERARAGFERLIENYRNSQQSQDHQAA, from the coding sequence ATGCGCAAGGGCGAGCAGACGCGGGCGGCAATTCTCGACGTCGCGCTCGAACTCGCCAGCCGCAACGGCCTCGAAGGCTTGACGATCGGCCTGCTGGCCGACCGGATGAGCATGAGCAAGTCCGGCGTGTTCGCGCACTTCGGTTCGCGCGAAGACCTGCAGCTCGAGGTGGTCAAGCTGTACCACCACCGATTCGAGCAAGAGGTCTTTTACCCGAGCATCAAGGAAACCCGCGGCCTGCCGCGCCTGGTGGCGATGTACACGCGCTGGGTCAAGCGGGTGTCGGTCGAGATCGCGTCCGGGTGCATCTATATCAGTGGCGCCGTCGAATACGACGACCGCGAAGGCCCGATCCGCGAAGAGCTGGTGTCGATGGTCCGCGCGTGGCAGGGCGCCTTGCTGCGCAGTGTCGAGCAGGCGATCGAGCTGCGGCACCTGCACACCGGTTTCGATGCCGAGCAACTGGTGTTCGAGATGCACGGGCTGATCCTGGCGCTGCACCACGATGCGCGTTTCCTGCGCAATCCGGGCGCCGTCGAACGGGCCCGGGCCGGCTTTGAACGCCTGATCGAAAATTACCGCAATTCCCAACAATCGCAAGACCACCAGGCGGCATAA
- a CDS encoding RNA-binding S4 domain-containing protein: MDKDKENVRLDKWLWAARFFKTRSLAQDAVERGRVRIDGEPVKPARTVKINDKMLIDNGSDRWEIIVAAISGARGGAPVARTLYFETDESIAKRELDKVARRLYPEPSLEIKGRPTKRDRRAMEQAGE; encoded by the coding sequence ATGGACAAAGACAAAGAGAACGTCCGACTGGACAAATGGCTGTGGGCAGCACGCTTTTTCAAGACACGCTCGCTGGCCCAGGATGCGGTGGAGCGGGGCCGGGTGCGGATCGACGGCGAGCCGGTCAAGCCGGCGCGCACGGTCAAGATCAACGACAAGATGCTGATCGATAACGGCTCGGATCGCTGGGAAATCATCGTCGCGGCCATTTCAGGCGCGCGCGGCGGTGCCCCGGTGGCGCGCACGCTGTATTTCGAAACCGACGAGAGCATCGCCAAGCGCGAACTCGACAAAGTCGCGCGGCGCCTGTATCCGGAACCGAGCCTGGAAATCAAGGGGCGGCCGACCAAGCGCGATCGCCGCGCGATGGAGCAGGCGGGCGAATAG
- the clsB gene encoding cardiolipin synthase ClsB codes for MRSVTFVDNNDITLLESGVAFFPALIVALDAARHEVLFETYIFAEDETGDAVRDALARAAKRGVKVRVLVDWFGTGHRVTSRLGQVLTQAGAQYRVFNPLCKRGIARSHRKITVIDREVAFVGGINVNDDWLCDHADGRRLPAPRWDFTVRVRGPLVAQIHHEAQGQWTRTGRLRLRKRLELFREMRKQPAPSCASPARAAFVVRDNLRNRTTIQRAYLQALGHARHSVLLATPYFAPGRKFRQALAHAAQRGVAVTLLIGVGEFAIQDAVAQSFYPKLLADGIRVVEYRRTQLHAKVAVADDHWATVGSSNCDGLSLFVNQEANIVVDDPVFAASMRAHIERGIADGVEVCPQEFADIGWLRRAVNGCAYVGYKLVMRVCAIGYA; via the coding sequence ATGCGCAGCGTCACCTTCGTCGACAATAACGACATCACGCTATTGGAGAGCGGCGTTGCGTTCTTCCCGGCGCTGATTGTCGCGCTCGACGCTGCCCGCCACGAAGTCCTGTTCGAAACCTATATTTTTGCCGAAGACGAAACAGGCGATGCCGTGCGCGATGCGCTCGCGCGCGCCGCCAAACGCGGCGTGAAGGTGCGGGTACTGGTCGACTGGTTCGGCACCGGCCACCGCGTCACCTCCCGGCTGGGCCAGGTGCTGACCCAGGCCGGCGCCCAGTACCGGGTGTTCAATCCGCTGTGCAAGCGCGGCATCGCCCGCTCGCACCGCAAGATTACCGTGATCGACCGCGAGGTTGCGTTTGTCGGTGGCATCAATGTCAACGACGACTGGCTGTGCGACCACGCCGACGGCCGTCGCCTGCCGGCGCCGCGCTGGGATTTCACGGTGCGGGTGCGCGGCCCGCTCGTGGCGCAAATTCACCACGAGGCGCAAGGGCAGTGGACCCGTACGGGCCGCCTGCGGCTGCGCAAGCGCCTGGAACTGTTCCGCGAAATGCGCAAGCAGCCGGCACCGTCGTGCGCCAGTCCCGCGCGCGCCGCCTTCGTCGTGCGCGACAACCTGCGCAACCGCACCACGATCCAGCGCGCCTATCTGCAGGCGCTGGGCCACGCGCGCCACAGCGTGCTGCTAGCCACCCCATATTTCGCGCCGGGCCGCAAGTTTCGCCAGGCGCTCGCGCATGCAGCGCAGCGCGGCGTCGCCGTCACGCTCTTGATCGGGGTGGGGGAGTTCGCGATCCAGGACGCGGTGGCGCAATCGTTCTATCCGAAACTGCTGGCCGATGGCATCCGCGTGGTCGAGTACCGCAGGACACAACTGCATGCCAAGGTGGCGGTGGCGGACGACCACTGGGCCACGGTCGGCTCGAGCAACTGCGACGGTTTGTCGCTGTTCGTAAACCAGGAAGCCAATATCGTCGTCGACGATCCGGTCTTTGCCGCGTCGATGCGCGCGCACATCGAACGGGGCATCGCGGACGGGGTCGAAGTCTGTCCGCAGGAATTTGCCGACATCGGCTGGCTGCGCCGCGCCGTCAACGGCTGCGCGTATGTCGGCTATAAACTGGTGATGCGCGTGTGCGCCATCGGGTATGCGTAA
- a CDS encoding endonuclease/exonuclease/phosphatase family protein — MKIRVATYNIHKGVSSLRSTPRVIALKKAIAEFDANVVFLQEVQGRHDRHQARFGKEDRGHRHWPETAQYDYFASDLHHTAYGMNAVYDHGHHGNALLSTYPIENSHNHDVSDHAYEQRGILHCVLGTPECPVHCYVVHLGLFEGGRGRQTQSLIDAVNSSAPNGEPVIIAGDFNDWRNTLSDKLRAGLGVCEVFDELGPRSPMGDMVRSWAGRKPRLAPARTFPAMLPWFRLDRIYVRGFKVNSAQVMHGALWAKLSDHAPIVAELELA; from the coding sequence ATGAAAATTCGTGTGGCTACCTACAACATTCACAAGGGCGTCTCCTCCCTGCGCAGCACGCCCCGCGTGATCGCACTGAAGAAAGCGATCGCTGAATTCGACGCCAACGTCGTCTTCCTGCAAGAAGTCCAGGGCCGGCACGACCGGCACCAGGCACGCTTCGGCAAGGAAGACCGTGGCCATCGCCACTGGCCCGAAACCGCCCAGTACGATTACTTCGCCTCCGACCTGCACCACACGGCCTATGGCATGAACGCGGTCTACGACCACGGTCACCACGGCAATGCACTGCTCAGTACCTACCCGATCGAAAACTCGCACAACCACGATGTCTCGGACCATGCCTACGAGCAGCGCGGCATCCTGCACTGCGTGCTGGGTACGCCCGAGTGTCCGGTGCACTGCTATGTCGTGCACCTGGGCCTGTTTGAAGGCGGGCGCGGGCGCCAGACGCAGTCGCTGATCGACGCCGTCAATTCGTCGGCGCCGAACGGCGAGCCGGTCATCATCGCGGGCGACTTCAACGACTGGCGCAATACCCTGAGCGACAAGCTGCGCGCCGGCCTGGGCGTGTGCGAAGTGTTCGACGAGCTGGGGCCGCGTTCGCCGATGGGCGACATGGTGCGCAGCTGGGCTGGGCGCAAGCCGCGCCTGGCGCCGGCGCGCACGTTCCCGGCGATGCTGCCGTGGTTCCGCCTGGACCGCATCTACGTGCGCGGCTTCAAGGTCAACTCGGCGCAAGTGATGCACGGGGCCCTGTGGGCCAAGCTGTCCGACCACGCACCGATCGTGGCGGAACTCGAGCTGGCCTGA
- the nudB gene encoding dihydroneopterin triphosphate diphosphatase — MEAYKIPESVLVVIHTSDLDVLVIERAGQPGFWQSVTGSLDRLDEPLLETAARELFEETGIRADGKQIALCDWQLANIYEIYPLWRHRYAPGVTQNTEHVFSVCVPRDIPIILSPREHIAHAWLPYLEAADRCFSASNAEAILQLPRQLASDPQSK; from the coding sequence ATGGAAGCCTACAAGATCCCTGAATCGGTGCTGGTCGTCATCCACACGTCTGACCTGGATGTGCTGGTGATCGAGCGCGCCGGTCAGCCGGGCTTCTGGCAATCGGTTACCGGCTCGCTCGACCGGCTCGACGAGCCGCTGCTGGAAACGGCAGCGCGCGAACTGTTCGAAGAAACCGGCATCCGGGCCGACGGGAAGCAGATCGCCCTGTGTGACTGGCAGTTAGCCAATATCTACGAGATCTATCCCCTCTGGCGCCATCGCTACGCCCCCGGCGTGACGCAGAACACCGAGCACGTGTTTTCTGTCTGCGTGCCGCGCGACATCCCCATCATCCTCAGTCCACGCGAGCACATCGCCCACGCCTGGCTGCCTTACCTGGAAGCAGCTGATCGATGCTTTTCGGCCTCGAATGCCGAAGCCATCCTGCAACTGCCACGCCAGCTCGCCTCTGATCCTCAAAGCAAATAA